DNA sequence from the Streptomyces sp. NBC_01497 genome:
CGGCCGACGCCGGATACAAGTTCTTCATCGTCCTCGCCGGCGTCCACAACGGGCTGCGACTGCAGACCCAGCTTCGGCTCGAGCGGCAGCTCGTGGAGCCGGTGATAGACCAGTGGCACCCGCTCACCGGTCGCGTCGGGGACTTCGAGCCTCCCGCGGGCAACCCGGCGGCCTTCTTCGGCGACAAGAGTCAGCAGCACGTCCTTTGCGTGATCAAGAAGAACGTGCCCAGGCTGCGGAAGCTCAAGGCGTGGTTGGAAAAGGCGCCCGACTACCTGCGTAACTGCCCGACACTGATCATCGACGATGAGGCCGACCAGGCGAGTGTCGCGTCACGTAGCACCAATCCGCTGATCCGGGAGATCATCGACCTGTTCCCCCGCGGGGGATACGTCGGTTACACCGCCACGCCCTTCGCCAACCTACTGATCGACCCCGCCGCCAAGGACCTCTATCCGGAGGACTTCGTCGTCAACCTGCCGAAGCCGCGCGGACACTTCGGCACCGAGGTTCTGTTCGGCCGGGACGCTTTGGACGGCGAGGACCCCCAGGAGGTACCGGACGGATACGACATGATCCGCACGGTCCCCGACGAGGAGGTGCCCCTCGTTCGACCGGGACGAGACGAGATCGAGGGGTTCGTACCCGAGATCAGCGGTGCCTTGAGGACGGCAGTCCTGTACTTCTGGCTCGTCACGGCCGCCCGGCGGGTGCGTGGTACGGGGGTGCCCCACTCCACGATGCTCATCCACACCAGTGTCAGCACCGTAGTCCACGAGAGTTTCGAAGGGCCCTTGGAGGCGTTTCGCAGGCGGACGGCAAGGTGGCTCGATGCCGCGGATGGGGAACTTATCGAGGAGCTGAGGCGGCTCTGGGAGGCCGAGGTCGCGCGTGTCCCCGGTAACGAGCCGGACCTCGGGGAGACGCCCGTTCCCTTCGACACCCTCCTTCCTTTGCTGGCCGGTGTGGTGGACGATTGCCGCATCATCCTGGACAACTCGAAGAGCGTGAAGCGATTGGACTACGAGGCCGGCCCGGTCGTCGCCATCGCCGTGGGCGGCAACACCCTGTCGCGTGGCTTGACTCTGGAAGGGCTCGCCGTCAGCTACTTCGTGCGAAACGCCACGACGTACGACTCTTTGCTGCAGATGGGCCGATGGTTCGGCTTCCGCGAAGGGTACGCAGACCTGCCGCGCATCTGGATGACGGACGGGATGCGCGACTGGTTCAGGCACATCGCCACCGTCGAGTCGGAGATGCGTCGGGACATCGATGTGTACATGGTCGAGGACAAGACGCCCAGGACCTTCGCCGTACGCATGCGGACCCACCCGTCACTTCGCATCACGGCGGCGGGCAAGATGCGGGACGCGGTGAAGGCGAGTGCGGCGTACGGAGGGCAGCGTGTGCAGACCCGCTACTTCCGTACGCGGGACGCCGAGTGGTTGCAGGCCAACCGCCAGGCCGCCCACGACCTCGTCGACCGCTCCCTGCGATTGGCGGGAGCCCGACACGAGGACAACGGAACGCAGGGCAGGCACATCCTCCGAGGTGTGCCCTATGACATCATCCTGGATTTCCTCGACGAATACCGCTTCCACGGCAAGTCGTTGGAGTGTGACGCGGGTCTGTTGCGCAGTTACGTCGAGCGTCGGGTGCGGTCCGGGGGCGGCGGTTCGCTCAAGCGCTGGAACGTGGCGATCATCGGCAATCCGCTCAGCGATGATCCGGACAAGCGGTACGAGTTCGGCCCCGGGTTCGCCGTGGACCGCGTCATCCGAGCGAAGCTCGGCGAGAGCGGAGGCGACGCCGCCGACATCAAGACCCTGATGAGCCGTCGCGATGCCGGCGTCGATCTCGACCTCGGTGCTCTGACGGAGATCAACGAGGCGGCGCTGAAGAACGCCAGGCGCGAGCAGGCGCCCGACACCGCGTTGCTGACCCTTTACCCGATCGACGCTCTATCGCCGTCACCGACCAACCGCGAGAGGCGTGCCCCGCTTGATGCCGTCGACCACGTGATCGGCGTCGGTCTGGTCTTCCCGATGCCTCGTGGTGAGGACAGTGAGGTGGAGTACTACAGCGCCGACCTGTCCCGCGTCCAGGACGACGAGGAGGAAGACCTGTCGTTGCTCTTCGAGGAGGACGACAGTTGAGCGGGGGCGCCGATCCGCGGCGTGTGCTCGACCGGCACTGGGCCGAGTTGGATCTCGCCCCACTCGGCCCAGGAGCTGCTCTCAGGACCTCTCCGCTCCCCGTCGTCACCGAGCACGGGGCGGTCGCCGCGGCTACCGACGGTGACTCGTTTCGCCACTTGCTGATCCCCCTCCGGGGACGTCGACGTATCCCCACCGGGCGGATCGGCGGAACACTCCGCGTGATGGAGCGGGCGTTGCAGGACGACGAGACCTACGGACGTTTCGCGGACGTCGTCTGCACCCGTAGGGATCTCGACGACGTCTTCACGGGGCTGTGCGCCGACGTCCTCGTGGCACTGGAGGCGGACGGGCGGCAGCCCTACCGCACTACGCTGGCGGTGGTGAACCGCTGGCGCCAGCTCTTCAGCGGCATACCCCGCACGCTCACCGAGACGCAGGAGATCGGCCTCATCGGCGAGTTGTCGGTCCTCCTCCGCCTGCTCGTCAAGGACCCGGGCGCCGTGAGGTGGTGGGCCGGCCCCGAGGGAGGACGACACGACTTCTCCGACGGCCTCCGCGCCGTGGAGGTGAAGAGCACCCACACGACCTCGGAGCGTAGGACTTTCGACGTCCACGGACTCGACCAGCTGGAGGCACCGCAGGACGGTCGTCTGATGCTGGCCTGGCAGCGGTTCGAAAAGAGTCCGCGGGGGCGGACCGTCGGTGAGCTCGCCGCGGAGGCGGCCCGGATGTGCGACGACGAGTCGGAGCTGTGGCTTCGACTGGCACGTGTCGGCTATCGGCACGGACAGACGGACGACGAAGGCGCACTGCGCGTGTCACCACTTGAAGAACGTTGGTACGAGGTCGACGGGGCTTTCCCCTGCCTCACGGCGGCTTCGCTGACGGAGCCGGTACCGGACGCACTCCTGGACGTTCGCTACACCGTCGATCTGGCCGGCGTCCACTCGCCGGTGCTGGACGACGCGGCCGTGGATGCCTTCCTGGACGAGTTGGGGTGGGCGCCATGAGCGCGGAATCCCCGCGTTGGTCGTCCGAGCCCTACGCCCCCGGCGGCGGAGGGACGGCCGAGGGTGCCTTGAAGAACCTCGACGGCACCGAGCTGGACCCGCTGACACTTCTGGTGAGGGAGTCGGCTCAGAACAGCTGGGACGCGCGAACCGGGGACGGCCCGGTGGACTACCGAGTGGAACTGCGCACCCTCGGCCCCAGTGAGGCTCCGGTGTGGCGCGAACTCCTGGCCGCGGGCGCGCCTCAGCTTCGACACCTCAAGCTCCGGGCCTCGCTGGCCCGTCCCGCCCCGCGCATCCTGACCGTGACCGACACGGGGACGAGGGGACTGGGCGGACCCACCCGCGCCGACGTCGCGGTTCCCGGGCAGTCGGACTTCGCGTCGTTCGTCCGCAAGACCGGCAGCTCCAGCAAGGTCACCGGCCGTGGCGGCACCTACGGTTTCGGAAAGGCGGTTTTCCACCTCCTTTCCGCGTCGCACACGGTGATCGTGCACACGCGCTGTCGTGTGGACGACCGATTGGAGACCCGACTCATCGGGTGGGCGGTGCACGAGAGCTATACCGTGGAAGGCGACGACGGTGCGAAGACGTTCACCGGCCGCCACTTCTGGGGAAGGGTCCGCCGCGGTTACGTCGAGCCGCTGGTCGGGGATGAAGCGGACGAGGTCGCCGGAAGTCTCGGCCTGAACTCCCTCCCCGACGGCGACACCGGGACCTCCGTCGCGATCCTCGACCCGGTCTTCGGCGAACGCGACGACGCCGAGGCCATGAGGTGGATCGTCGACGCGATGGTCTGGAACCTTTGGCCGAAGATGCTCCCGGAGGGAGGAGACGCCCCCATGCGCTTCTCCGCCCACCACGAGGGCCGGGCGGTCCCCGTTCCCAGGCCGTCGGAGGTGCCCCACCTGCGACCGTTCGTCTGGGCCTACGACGACATGACCCGTCTCGTCGAGCACAAGTCCATGGGGCGCGTCCTCGGCCGACTCGGTATGCGGAAGTTCATCTCCCCTCAGGGAAGGCCCCCTCGGGTGGCGCAGGAGGCGGGTATCGGGGAGCGGCTTCACCACACGTGCCTTATGCGGCCGGTCGACCTGGTGGTGAAGTACCTCGAAGGTCCCCCCTTCTTCGAGGAGAGCGGAGGTTACGTCGCGGTCTTCCGTGCCGACGCCGCAGTGGACCGGGTCTTCGCGGCGGCTGAGCCCGCATCGCACGACGCCTGGTTGGTGGACAAGCTCAGTGGCGACGACCAGCGCCTGGCCAAACAAGCCCTCCGCAAGATCAACGACGTCATGAAGGAGGCTTCCGGGCCGGCCCGGGTGGCGAGCGAGGCGGGCGAAGGCGTCTCCCTCGCGGGGATGAGCCGACTCATGGCTGGACTCATGGCGGGTACGGCGGGGGAGGGGGCGGAGGCGGTTTTCGCCGCGGGTACGACGCCCCCGGGAGGTTCCTCGGGCGCCGGACGGGGCTCCGGAGGGCCGGCCGGAGCCGGCGGGATCCCCGGTCCCAGAGGAGGATCGAGCGTCCCCTCCGGTCGCAGGCGCGTTCTGTACGACGGAGACCCCGAACACGACGTCGTGGACGGTGAAGCCGTCATCGTCCAGCGATTCACCCTGCCCGACGCGGTCTCCTACGTCGTCCAAGGTCGCCCCGCCGTCGCGTTGGGCGACGGTCGCGGTGTCGAGACGGAGCCGCCCATCGGAGCGTCGATCCCCACGGTGCTGGGATGGCGTGCGGGGAGCGGACCCGTGACTGAAGGGTCCGCGTTGCACACGGTCGGCGGTGACGGCACGGTCTGGTCGCTGGTCGTCCGGCCGGCCCCCGACACCATGACCGAGGTGACGGTCGTGGCTGAGGCAGGGGGTGACGATCGGTGAATCGTCGCGCCTACCCCTATCGCGTCGCGGCCGTCGGGTCGGTGACGATGTCTGAGTGGTCCCTCAAGTCCGGGGACGGGGAAGTCGTTCCGCTGCCCCCCTTCATACCCGACTGGGACTTCCAGAGAGACCTGTCCCTCGAGACGGTTGTCAAGGTCGACCTCGACGCAGTCAGGGCTTCGGCCGGACTCCCATACGAGGCCGAGCTCGCCCTCTCCGCGATCTGGAGCTCCACCGGCAGCGGCCTCCGGCGACTGGCCCACCGAATCACACTGCACGGTGGGGGCACCCGATCGGCACAGCTCTCGTTCACCGTGATCGGACGCGACAGCGGCGGCCGATTGTCCCTCGATACGCAACTGGTTCTCGCGAAGGCCCTGGACAATGCGGATCCGACCGGCCCCCGACGCGCGGGGTCCGTGCTCTGGCAGCACCGGGCCGGGGTGCGGCTGCAGGGCGACGCGTCGCAGTTCCCTATGGCCGTGGTCGACTTCAAGAGTGCCGGTTACCCGGAGAACGCCCCCTGGTACCTCGACGTCGGTCCGAACCTGGAGGCGGCGACGATGGGCGCAGTCGTGCTGCTCGTGAACAGCGGCACGCCGGTCGTGCTCAACGCGCTTCGCCGCGCGGAGAAGGCGTCATACGCGGAACGGCTCATCCAGTCCGCCGTCCGACAGGACGTCGTCCGCCTGATGATCGAGCGGGCCGTGTCCGACGAGGAGCTGACGGACTCGTCCCGGTTCGAGCCGGACACGCTCGGTCACACACTGCTCGGCCTTCTGCGTACCTTCCTCCCCGGTACATCCCTCACCTCCCTGCGCATGACGCGTCGCACGGATCCGGCGCTCTTCTCGGCGAAGATCCAGCACGCCGTCGGCCTCTTCTCCAAGGAAACGTGATGGTCCACCTATATCCGCGGCTTCTGCCCGCGGCCGCGGCCAACCTCCGGGAGGAGTGTTTACACCGTTCCGTCGAGTACCTGCGTGATCGTTCGGCTCTCTCCCACCCGGCCATGTTCTACGCGGCCACCGGCGGGTCCCGTCTTCCCGAGCGGAGCCTCGGCTCTCTACGCGAGGCGGTGCTCGCGTGCGCCACCGAACGCGGCTATCCCGTCAAACCCGGCAGGAGGCAGGCGGCGGGTTTCGACATCGACGTGGCGACGGTCCTCCACCGAGACTCAGGCATCGTTCCGGCGGAGGCGGTCGCGGGTGATCTCTGGGCCTTCCTCTCCCTCGTCGTCCTGCCGGACGTGTCCGCGTGGAGATTCGCGGACCTGCATCGCGACCGGGTGCTGGGGACCGACGTCACACGCCACGTCTTCGGCCGGCTGTGGTGGCGAGCACACCTTTTGTACGACGAGGACGGAGGGAGGGAGGACCTCTACGCCTCGTTGTCCGTGCTCAACGAGTCGGACTTCGACCAGATCTACGCCCGACGCACCTCGATCGGCGGGAGCCCGCATCTGGTGCGGGCGATCGTCAGGGTCTGGCAAACGCTCGACGTTCCGCCCAACGCGGAGAGGCGGATACTCCGCGATTTCCTCATGCGGGTGCTCAGGCTCAACGCCTTCATCTCCTTCGACTCGCTGCCGGCGGACGTACTCGACGAGGAGTTGGAAGGCGTGTTCCGGGAGTCGCTGTCAGTGGTGGTCGGAGCCTAAGCCCCCGAGTGCCCGTGGGCCCGTCTGCTCTGGACGGAGAGCCACCGGGATTCACCGCCCGTAGGGGCGGGTGGACCGGCGGCTGGCTACTGGAGCAGGATCTCCTCGGGGCGTCGGTTCGTGATCGCGATCTCCCGGCCGGCGAGGACGTGCTCGATGCACGCAGCCAGGTCCCCGCCGTGGTCGTCCCTGGCCATGCTTCGCAGTTCCGCGACCAGGCTCATGCCGTTCAGGAGGATGATCGGATACTGATCCTCCACCATCTCGGTCTGCGCCGACTCGGAGTAGGCGCCGGTGGTGACGTAGACCCCGATCCAGCCCCGTCGGAGCCGGGCGACCACCCGGGCGATCTGCTCCGCGGTGATGAGGGTGTCGGGTTTGACGCACTTCGCCTGCCCGAGTACGACGAGGCTCGTGCCCGCCAGGCCGCTTCCGCCGCCGAGGTCGAGACGTCCGACGAAATCGGCTCCGCCGTCGCCCGACCGGCGTGTGAGCCAGCCTTCGACGTACCCGTGACCCGCTCCACGCAGCACGCGGGCCGCCACCGCGGCGGCTAATGCCTCGAAGTCGTGTTTGCGCCCGTCGAAGTACTTGTAGACCGTTTCCAGGTCCGCGGCTTCACCACTGCCGGGCTTCAGGCGCTGATCGCGCACTTTGGCGACCTGAGCCCGGGCGACCCGGCGACGGAGTCCGGGGAGGGCCGAGGAACCGTTCTTGACCCACTCCCGCCATGCCCGCGGTGCGAGGCCGAGGGCATGAGCGAGGGACACGCCCTTATCCCTGCGCGCTTCGATCCATTCCCAATCGACCGTGTCATCCTCGGAGGTCAGGTCGATGAGGGCGATGTCGTAGACGTAGTTCACGAACGGCTCGTGCTCGCGACCTCCCCATTGAACCAATCGTTCGGTCCGCTCGATGACGCCGAGTCCGCAGAACGCCACATGCCCCTTGGGCTTGCCGTTCCGGGGTACGGCGCGGAACAGCAGCAGGGGTGTGGCGGCGGCCCGTTCCTCGGGAGTTCGCCCCTGGTGGTCCGTGAAAGCGTCGAGCAGGGCGGCGTTACCGGTGGTCGCGCCGGTCGGAACGTTCAAACCGGCTTTGTGGTCGCCGAAGTAGCGGACATGGCCGTTGTCCATGTCGAAGACGTCGTGCCAAGGGGTCTGCTCGGTGCCGGCCTTCCAAGGACTGGAGCGGATGAGGATCGCCGGGCGCCGTATGCCTTCGGAGGTGGGGACCTTGGCCATTCCGTTGATGCCGGCCTCCAGCAGGGCACGCTTGTGACCCGACGAGTGAGTCACGTGGTGGAAGTTGGGCAGGCCGTCGAGTAGCTCCGGTTTCGGATCCTTGCCGCTCGCATAGCGATACACCTGCCCCACCCGCAGTTTTCTGCCCACAGCCAGCACTCTCCCCGAAGCCGCTTCCCGACGCTGAACGACGACAGTAGCGGTGGGTACTGACAGACCGGGATGCGCCGACCCCGAGATCTGGAGATGCGGGGTGGCCCTATCGACGGAGGGAGGGGCACAGACGATCACGGCTCGGTGGCGCCCCAGGTCGTTGGGCGGCGGCCAACAGAAGGTTAAATTTCGGGAGGTCGACCACGGCTAGCCGACCCGGGGAGAGTGCGTCTCTCGGATGCCGAGCCCGCGCGGGCATCC
Encoded proteins:
- a CDS encoding PD-(D/E)XK motif protein, with the translated sequence MLDRHWAELDLAPLGPGAALRTSPLPVVTEHGAVAAATDGDSFRHLLIPLRGRRRIPTGRIGGTLRVMERALQDDETYGRFADVVCTRRDLDDVFTGLCADVLVALEADGRQPYRTTLAVVNRWRQLFSGIPRTLTETQEIGLIGELSVLLRLLVKDPGAVRWWAGPEGGRHDFSDGLRAVEVKSTHTTSERRTFDVHGLDQLEAPQDGRLMLAWQRFEKSPRGRTVGELAAEAARMCDDESELWLRLARVGYRHGQTDDEGALRVSPLEERWYEVDGAFPCLTAASLTEPVPDALLDVRYTVDLAGVHSPVLDDAAVDAFLDELGWAP
- a CDS encoding Z1 domain-containing protein, coding for MQEFEDQYEAFKRLIKTHTPEQALATIKLFGMSDELAKRIAERHQQETIAVREKREPGSVVRNNRETWYVGPQDDDRCWPALRNLLAKQSWNEDSLRGLDSASTKVVSMLDHPLECAFSTRGLVVGYVQSGKTSNFTALIAKAADAGYKFFIVLAGVHNGLRLQTQLRLERQLVEPVIDQWHPLTGRVGDFEPPAGNPAAFFGDKSQQHVLCVIKKNVPRLRKLKAWLEKAPDYLRNCPTLIIDDEADQASVASRSTNPLIREIIDLFPRGGYVGYTATPFANLLIDPAAKDLYPEDFVVNLPKPRGHFGTEVLFGRDALDGEDPQEVPDGYDMIRTVPDEEVPLVRPGRDEIEGFVPEISGALRTAVLYFWLVTAARRVRGTGVPHSTMLIHTSVSTVVHESFEGPLEAFRRRTARWLDAADGELIEELRRLWEAEVARVPGNEPDLGETPVPFDTLLPLLAGVVDDCRIILDNSKSVKRLDYEAGPVVAIAVGGNTLSRGLTLEGLAVSYFVRNATTYDSLLQMGRWFGFREGYADLPRIWMTDGMRDWFRHIATVESEMRRDIDVYMVEDKTPRTFAVRMRTHPSLRITAAGKMRDAVKASAAYGGQRVQTRYFRTRDAEWLQANRQAAHDLVDRSLRLAGARHEDNGTQGRHILRGVPYDIILDFLDEYRFHGKSLECDAGLLRSYVERRVRSGGGGSLKRWNVAIIGNPLSDDPDKRYEFGPGFAVDRVIRAKLGESGGDAADIKTLMSRRDAGVDLDLGALTEINEAALKNARREQAPDTALLTLYPIDALSPSPTNRERRAPLDAVDHVIGVGLVFPMPRGEDSEVEYYSADLSRVQDDEEEDLSLLFEEDDS
- a CDS encoding DUF6339 family protein; amino-acid sequence: MVHLYPRLLPAAAANLREECLHRSVEYLRDRSALSHPAMFYAATGGSRLPERSLGSLREAVLACATERGYPVKPGRRQAAGFDIDVATVLHRDSGIVPAEAVAGDLWAFLSLVVLPDVSAWRFADLHRDRVLGTDVTRHVFGRLWWRAHLLYDEDGGREDLYASLSVLNESDFDQIYARRTSIGGSPHLVRAIVRVWQTLDVPPNAERRILRDFLMRVLRLNAFISFDSLPADVLDEELEGVFRESLSVVVGA
- a CDS encoding restriction endonuclease, with translation MGRKLRVGQVYRYASGKDPKPELLDGLPNFHHVTHSSGHKRALLEAGINGMAKVPTSEGIRRPAILIRSSPWKAGTEQTPWHDVFDMDNGHVRYFGDHKAGLNVPTGATTGNAALLDAFTDHQGRTPEERAAATPLLLFRAVPRNGKPKGHVAFCGLGVIERTERLVQWGGREHEPFVNYVYDIALIDLTSEDDTVDWEWIEARRDKGVSLAHALGLAPRAWREWVKNGSSALPGLRRRVARAQVAKVRDQRLKPGSGEAADLETVYKYFDGRKHDFEALAAAVAARVLRGAGHGYVEGWLTRRSGDGGADFVGRLDLGGGSGLAGTSLVVLGQAKCVKPDTLITAEQIARVVARLRRGWIGVYVTTGAYSESAQTEMVEDQYPIILLNGMSLVAELRSMARDDHGGDLAACIEHVLAGREIAITNRRPEEILLQ